One segment of Paramormyrops kingsleyae isolate MSU_618 chromosome 8, PKINGS_0.4, whole genome shotgun sequence DNA contains the following:
- the c8h1orf159 gene encoding uncharacterized protein C1orf159 homolog isoform X2: MALPCLVFTGALLQVVCETPVNKTLLLVSNDNGGEALPRNGTCFNSTWCPPGSERSCHIPPGAHILPEVNLTMLATVGPKIGGPGVAASLLLGTLLLSLLLILSVASFFYLKRSNRLPGLFYRRNKAFIFQPSETAVMIPSPASSGRKPRYVRRERPSVTTASTAVTISTTAITKVSNV, translated from the exons ATGGCTTTGCCATGCTTGGTCTTCACAGGAGCCTTGCTTCAAGTTGTCTGTGAAACTCCAGTAAACAAG ACTCTTCTGCTGGTTTCCAATGATAATGGTGGAGAGGCCCTGCCAAGAAATGGAACCTGTTTCAACAGCACTTGGTGTCCCCCAGGTAGTGAGAGATCTTGCCACATTCCACCAGGAG CACACATTCTGCCAGAAGTCAACCTAACCATGTTAGCGACCGTTGGGCCCAAAATCG GTGGCCCTGGGGTTGCGGCCTCCCTCCTCTTGGGAACCCTGCTGCTCAGTTTGCTCCTCATCCTGTCTGTTGCCTCCTTCTTCTACCTCAAACGCTCCAACCGACTCCCTGGCCTTTTCTATAGACGCAATAAAG ctttTATATTCCAACCAAGTGAGACA GCTGTCATGATACCTAGCCCTGCATCATCTG GGCGCAAACCTAGATACGTCAGAAGAGAGAGGCCCTCTGTGACGACGGCATCAACTGCTGTCACCATCTCTACGACAGCCATAACCAAGGTCAGCAATGTATGA
- the c8h1orf159 gene encoding uncharacterized protein C1orf159 homolog isoform X3 produces the protein MALPCLVFTGALLQVVCETPVNKTLLLVSNDNGGEALPRNGTCFNSTWCPPAHILPEVNLTMLATVGPKIGGPGVAASLLLGTLLLSLLLILSVASFFYLKRSNRLPGLFYRRNKAFIFQPSETAVMIPSPASSGRKPRYVRRERPSVTTASTAVTISTTAITKVSNV, from the exons ATGGCTTTGCCATGCTTGGTCTTCACAGGAGCCTTGCTTCAAGTTGTCTGTGAAACTCCAGTAAACAAG ACTCTTCTGCTGGTTTCCAATGATAATGGTGGAGAGGCCCTGCCAAGAAATGGAACCTGTTTCAACAGCACTTGGTGTCCCCCAG CACACATTCTGCCAGAAGTCAACCTAACCATGTTAGCGACCGTTGGGCCCAAAATCG GTGGCCCTGGGGTTGCGGCCTCCCTCCTCTTGGGAACCCTGCTGCTCAGTTTGCTCCTCATCCTGTCTGTTGCCTCCTTCTTCTACCTCAAACGCTCCAACCGACTCCCTGGCCTTTTCTATAGACGCAATAAAG ctttTATATTCCAACCAAGTGAGACA GCTGTCATGATACCTAGCCCTGCATCATCTG GGCGCAAACCTAGATACGTCAGAAGAGAGAGGCCCTCTGTGACGACGGCATCAACTGCTGTCACCATCTCTACGACAGCCATAACCAAGGTCAGCAATGTATGA
- the c8h1orf159 gene encoding uncharacterized protein C1orf159 homolog isoform X1, with product MALPCLVFTGALLQVVCETPVNKTLLLVSNDNGGEALPRNGTCFNSTWCPPGCYLQILENGSALCVQCDSVAFRHENLTTCNYSHILPEVNLTMLATVGPKIGGPGVAASLLLGTLLLSLLLILSVASFFYLKRSNRLPGLFYRRNKAFIFQPSETAVMIPSPASSGRKPRYVRRERPSVTTASTAVTISTTAITKVSNV from the exons ATGGCTTTGCCATGCTTGGTCTTCACAGGAGCCTTGCTTCAAGTTGTCTGTGAAACTCCAGTAAACAAG ACTCTTCTGCTGGTTTCCAATGATAATGGTGGAGAGGCCCTGCCAAGAAATGGAACCTGTTTCAACAGCACTTGGTGTCCCCCAG GGTGCTATCTGCAAATTTTGGAGAATGGCTCAGCtttgtgtgtgcagtgtgactCTGTGGCCTTCAGACATGAAAACTTAACCACCTGCAACTACT CACACATTCTGCCAGAAGTCAACCTAACCATGTTAGCGACCGTTGGGCCCAAAATCG GTGGCCCTGGGGTTGCGGCCTCCCTCCTCTTGGGAACCCTGCTGCTCAGTTTGCTCCTCATCCTGTCTGTTGCCTCCTTCTTCTACCTCAAACGCTCCAACCGACTCCCTGGCCTTTTCTATAGACGCAATAAAG ctttTATATTCCAACCAAGTGAGACA GCTGTCATGATACCTAGCCCTGCATCATCTG GGCGCAAACCTAGATACGTCAGAAGAGAGAGGCCCTCTGTGACGACGGCATCAACTGCTGTCACCATCTCTACGACAGCCATAACCAAGGTCAGCAATGTATGA